The Streptomyces sp. SS1-1 genome has a segment encoding these proteins:
- a CDS encoding SigE family RNA polymerase sigma factor, translated as MRQPRADEYARFAAARAGHLYRSACLLTAGDTHLAEDLVQEALGRIYVRWGRISRVDNPAGYAQTVLTRVFLAHQRRRSSTERATDTFPDRAAPDGGHGDLPLRLTLLQALARLPAKDRAVVVLRYWEDRSVEETADVMNASSAAVRTRCTRALGRLRELLGEELGEYAAR; from the coding sequence ATGAGACAGCCGCGCGCGGACGAGTACGCGCGGTTCGCGGCGGCCAGGGCCGGGCATCTGTACCGCTCGGCCTGCCTGCTGACGGCCGGGGACACCCATCTCGCCGAGGACCTCGTGCAGGAGGCCCTCGGCCGGATCTACGTCCGCTGGGGCCGGATCTCCCGGGTGGACAACCCGGCCGGCTACGCGCAGACCGTCCTCACCCGTGTCTTCCTCGCCCACCAGCGCCGGCGCAGCAGCACCGAGCGGGCCACGGACACGTTCCCCGACCGGGCCGCCCCCGACGGCGGCCACGGCGACCTCCCGCTGCGGCTGACCCTGCTCCAGGCGCTCGCCCGGCTGCCCGCCAAGGACCGGGCGGTCGTCGTGCTGCGCTACTGGGAGGACCGCTCGGTCGAGGAGACCGCCGACGTCATGAACGCCAGCTCGGCCGCCGTGCGCACCCGGTGCACCCGGGCGCTGGGCCGGCTGCGCGAACTCCTCGGCGAGGAACTCGGCGAGTACGCCGCCCGCTGA
- a CDS encoding pilus assembly protein, which translates to MTPLILLTLVLLWQCVLVGYTYTLAGHAADEAARAGTAADPGTRLAACQEAGLADLPGAWTGDMACGTGGGLVTADVHLEVPVLFPGSIGFPFTVDGHAGAVEEEGRN; encoded by the coding sequence ATGACACCCCTGATCCTGCTGACGCTGGTGCTGCTGTGGCAGTGCGTCCTCGTCGGCTACACGTACACCCTCGCCGGGCACGCCGCGGACGAGGCGGCGAGGGCGGGGACGGCCGCGGACCCCGGGACCCGGCTCGCCGCCTGCCAGGAGGCCGGCCTCGCGGACCTGCCGGGCGCCTGGACCGGCGACATGGCGTGCGGCACCGGGGGAGGGCTGGTGACGGCCGACGTGCACCTGGAGGTGCCCGTCCTCTTCCCCGGCTCCATCGGGTTCCCGTTCACGGTCGACGGCCACGCCGGGGCCGTCGAGGAGGAGGGGAGGAACTGA
- the cpaB gene encoding Flp pilus assembly protein CpaB, which yields MNSRQRRGVILLLLSVLCALGAFAGVLSVISDVKSKVGPEVTAYRLTRDVAPYTPLGAAQFEKIEMPERWLSPNAVTDLSDIRGKIAVTTLKEGSLLQSDMIVDQPALKQDEQELAIMIDAATGVAGKITPGSTVNVYATFKGERGGAADQSKLIVANARVIDVGDLTALEPDRDDRGRRTVEAVPITFALKTVDAQRITYAESFADEVRLALVAPGAASDVAPSDRTYELAKDK from the coding sequence ATGAACTCCCGTCAGCGCCGCGGCGTGATACTCCTTCTCCTGTCCGTCCTGTGCGCCCTCGGCGCCTTCGCCGGCGTGCTGTCCGTCATCAGCGACGTGAAGTCCAAGGTCGGCCCGGAGGTCACCGCCTACCGGCTCACCCGTGACGTGGCCCCCTACACCCCGCTCGGCGCGGCCCAGTTCGAGAAGATCGAGATGCCCGAGCGCTGGCTGTCGCCGAACGCCGTCACCGACCTGAGCGACATCCGCGGCAAGATCGCCGTCACCACGCTCAAGGAGGGCTCCCTCCTCCAGAGCGACATGATCGTCGACCAGCCCGCCCTGAAGCAGGACGAGCAGGAACTCGCCATCATGATCGACGCGGCGACCGGTGTCGCCGGGAAGATCACCCCCGGCTCCACGGTCAACGTCTACGCCACCTTCAAGGGCGAACGCGGCGGCGCCGCCGACCAGTCCAAGCTGATCGTGGCCAACGCCCGCGTCATCGACGTCGGCGACCTGACCGCGCTCGAGCCCGACCGCGACGACCGGGGCCGCCGTACCGTCGAGGCCGTCCCCATCACGTTCGCGCTGAAGACCGTCGACGCCCAGCGCATCACCTACGCCGAGTCGTTCGCCGACGAGGTACGGCTCGCGCTGGTGGCGCCCGGTGCCGCGTCCGACGTCGCCCCGTCGGACCGCACGTACGAACTCGCCAAGGACAAGTGA
- a CDS encoding chitinase gives MFINRSRGLPGRPARLWAAAVASALSLTFLGAGQASAADVNNAKNAGFESGLTNWTCTAGSGTTVSSPVHGGASALKATPAGQDNARCSQTVAVKPNSTYTLSAWVQGGYTYLGVTGTGTTDVSTWTPDSSSWKQLSTTFTTGGSTSSVTVYTHGWYGQAAYFADDLSVYGPDGGGGTDPAPTVPGVPGGLSVQGRTSSSVSLAWNAVSGATGYNVYRDGTKVTAVGGTSATVTGLAASTSYSFQVTATNAAGESAKSAAVTGTTTATPTGPSLPKHAVTGYWQNFNNGATVQKLADVPSQYDIIAVAFADATGTPGAVTFNLDSAGLGGYTVDQFKADVRAKQAAGKKVIVSVGGERGTVAVNDSASAANFANSVYALMQQYGFDGVDIDLENGLNATYMTQALRSLSAKAGSSLIITMAPQTIDMQSTSNTYFQTALNIKDILTVVNMQYYNSGSMLGCDGKVYSQGSVDFLTALACIQLEGGLAPSQVGLGLPASTRGAGSGYVSPTVVNNALDCLAKGTNCGAFKPSRTYPDLRGAMTWSTNWDATAGNAWSGAVGPHVHALP, from the coding sequence ATGTTCATAAACAGATCCCGGGGTCTCCCCGGACGGCCGGCACGCCTGTGGGCGGCGGCCGTGGCCTCCGCCCTCTCCCTGACGTTCCTGGGCGCGGGCCAGGCGTCCGCGGCGGACGTCAACAACGCGAAGAACGCCGGCTTCGAGTCCGGCCTGACCAACTGGACGTGTACCGCGGGCAGCGGCACGACGGTCTCCTCACCCGTGCACGGCGGCGCGAGCGCGCTCAAGGCGACACCGGCCGGGCAGGACAACGCCCGGTGCTCGCAGACCGTGGCGGTGAAGCCCAACTCCACCTACACGCTGAGCGCGTGGGTCCAGGGCGGCTACACCTACCTGGGCGTCACGGGCACCGGCACCACCGACGTGTCCACCTGGACCCCGGACTCATCGTCCTGGAAGCAGCTCTCCACGACCTTCACCACGGGCGGCTCCACCAGCTCGGTGACGGTCTACACCCACGGCTGGTACGGCCAGGCGGCCTACTTCGCCGACGACCTCTCCGTGTACGGGCCGGACGGCGGCGGGGGCACCGACCCCGCTCCGACGGTCCCCGGCGTCCCGGGCGGGCTCAGCGTCCAGGGCCGCACCTCGTCCTCCGTCTCGCTGGCCTGGAACGCGGTCTCCGGCGCCACCGGCTACAACGTGTACCGCGACGGCACCAAGGTGACGGCGGTCGGCGGCACCTCGGCGACGGTCACCGGCCTCGCGGCCTCCACGTCGTACTCCTTCCAGGTCACCGCCACCAACGCGGCCGGTGAGTCGGCGAAGTCGGCGGCCGTGACGGGGACGACCACGGCGACCCCGACCGGCCCCTCCCTGCCGAAGCACGCGGTGACCGGCTACTGGCAGAACTTCAACAACGGCGCGACCGTGCAGAAGCTCGCCGACGTGCCGTCCCAGTACGACATCATCGCCGTCGCCTTCGCCGACGCGACCGGGACGCCGGGCGCGGTCACCTTCAACCTGGACTCGGCAGGGCTCGGCGGCTACACCGTCGACCAGTTCAAGGCGGACGTCCGGGCCAAGCAGGCCGCCGGGAAGAAGGTCATCGTCTCGGTCGGCGGCGAGCGCGGCACGGTCGCCGTGAACGACTCCGCCTCGGCGGCGAACTTCGCGAACTCGGTGTACGCGCTGATGCAGCAGTACGGCTTCGACGGCGTCGACATCGACCTGGAGAACGGCCTCAACGCCACCTACATGACGCAGGCCCTGCGGTCCCTGTCGGCGAAGGCGGGCTCCTCGCTGATCATCACGATGGCGCCGCAGACCATCGACATGCAGTCGACGTCGAACACGTACTTCCAGACGGCGCTGAACATCAAGGACATCCTCACCGTCGTCAACATGCAGTACTACAACAGCGGTTCGATGCTGGGCTGCGACGGCAAGGTCTACAGCCAGGGCTCGGTGGACTTCCTGACCGCCCTCGCCTGCATCCAGCTCGAAGGCGGCCTGGCCCCCTCCCAGGTCGGCCTGGGACTGCCGGCGTCCACCCGGGGCGCGGGCAGCGGGTACGTGTCGCCGACGGTCGTCAACAACGCGCTGGACTGCCTCGCCAAGGGCACCAACTGCGGCGCGTTCAAGCCCTCCCGGACCTACCCGGACCTGCGGGGCGCGATGACCTGGTCGACCAACTGGGACGCCACCGCGGGCAACGCCTGGTCAGGCGCGGTGGGCCCGCACGTGCACGCCCTCCCGTAG
- a CDS encoding MEDS domain-containing protein encodes MTVPAAPGSSPFDHRMAVFGSDDEFLAQALPFLAEGLAARHEPPPVVIAAPGNLDLLRDALGPAAGDIGLLPHTEWYTGSAANAIAQGAGYLAAHAGPGGRIHLLMEPVWGGRAGRSPRETAEWIRYEALANLLFAPQATTALCAYDTRVAGAAIVAAAQRTHPDCAVYEDPLRIAAELDAVPLPAPPGSAERIPGPAPAAGAVRTWATVQGLAPAEADVFATAVTEAAAALGPVDRALLWADGPACVCELRPVRRVEDPLAGFVPPDPAAGQDRGLWFARQVCAYVDVRDEPGGTSVRLQYG; translated from the coding sequence ATGACCGTCCCGGCCGCACCCGGCTCCAGCCCGTTCGACCACCGCATGGCCGTCTTCGGCTCCGACGACGAGTTCCTGGCGCAGGCGCTCCCCTTCCTCGCCGAGGGACTCGCCGCACGGCACGAACCGCCGCCCGTGGTCATCGCCGCCCCCGGCAACCTGGACCTGCTGCGCGACGCCCTCGGCCCCGCGGCCGGCGACATCGGACTCCTCCCGCACACCGAGTGGTACACGGGCTCCGCCGCCAACGCGATCGCGCAAGGCGCCGGTTACCTCGCCGCGCACGCCGGACCCGGCGGCCGTATCCATCTGCTGATGGAACCCGTGTGGGGCGGCCGGGCAGGACGTTCGCCCCGCGAGACCGCCGAGTGGATCCGCTACGAGGCCCTCGCCAACCTGCTGTTCGCGCCCCAGGCCACCACCGCCCTGTGCGCCTACGACACCCGGGTCGCGGGCGCCGCCATCGTCGCCGCCGCCCAGCGCACCCACCCCGACTGCGCGGTGTACGAGGACCCGCTGCGGATCGCCGCCGAACTCGACGCCGTACCGCTGCCCGCGCCGCCCGGCTCCGCCGAGCGCATCCCCGGACCGGCCCCCGCCGCCGGAGCCGTACGCACCTGGGCCACCGTGCAGGGGCTCGCCCCGGCCGAGGCGGACGTGTTCGCGACAGCCGTCACCGAGGCGGCCGCCGCCCTCGGCCCCGTCGACCGGGCGCTGCTGTGGGCCGACGGCCCGGCCTGCGTCTGCGAACTGCGGCCCGTGCGCCGCGTCGAGGACCCGCTGGCCGGATTCGTACCGCCGGACCCGGCGGCCGGGCAGGACCGGGGCCTGTGGTTCGCCCGTCAGGTGTGCGCCTACGTGGACGTCCGCGACGAACCGGGCGGGACGAGCGTACGACTTCAGTACGGCTGA
- a CDS encoding TadE/TadG family type IV pilus assembly protein, translating to MAYGRKHRDRGQVALEYLGFVPLLILVALAGIQLGLIAYAAQQAGTAARAGARAASLDESAQAACTAAVSEWLEVSCPPAVGGDEVSVTATVEIPSIVPGWDFDPAEKTAIMPLDH from the coding sequence ATGGCGTACGGCAGGAAGCACCGCGACCGCGGCCAGGTCGCCCTGGAGTACCTCGGGTTCGTCCCCCTGCTGATCCTCGTCGCCCTCGCCGGCATCCAGCTCGGCCTCATCGCCTACGCCGCCCAGCAGGCCGGCACCGCGGCCCGGGCCGGGGCGCGCGCCGCCTCCCTGGACGAGAGCGCGCAGGCGGCCTGCACCGCCGCGGTCAGCGAGTGGCTGGAGGTCAGCTGCCCGCCCGCCGTCGGCGGCGACGAGGTCTCCGTCACCGCGACGGTCGAGATCCCGTCGATCGTCCCCGGCTGGGACTTCGACCCCGCCGAGAAGACCGCGATCATGCCGCTCGACCACTGA
- a CDS encoding AAA family ATPase — protein MPTRILPAVGDADAVRSLTTLLSQLPDAEPVAPVTDSTQLVDTLARLAAESVDELPEVVVVHERIGPVPALELIREVALRFPAVGVVLVTSDTTPGLFQAAMDHGARGLVALPLHYEELASRVDAVAQWSVGVRRHLGAGPDVFGGAGGTVVTVSGAKGGVGATLTAIQLALAAQASGRSTALLDMDLQTGDIASYLDIQFRRSVADLAAITDISPRVLADAVFRHDTGVALLLAPGDGERGEEVTDAAARHIVAALRSRYEVVVVDCGAQLSGASAAAVETADAALLVTTPDVVAVRGAKRAVRMWDRLQIRKAEETTIVVNRHTRSAEIQPALIQRITGTAVAATAVPANYKELQGAVDAGRLHELDAKSTVKQALWALAGELGLVAGTESAAPRRGGRARAGERAVRSAERPAVTFRRRKEIGR, from the coding sequence ATGCCCACGAGGATCCTCCCGGCCGTCGGCGACGCGGACGCGGTCCGTTCCCTCACCACCCTGCTCAGCCAGCTCCCCGACGCCGAGCCGGTCGCCCCCGTCACCGACTCCACGCAGCTCGTCGACACCCTCGCCCGCCTCGCCGCCGAGTCCGTCGACGAACTGCCCGAGGTCGTCGTCGTCCACGAACGCATCGGGCCCGTCCCGGCCCTGGAGCTGATCCGGGAGGTCGCCCTGCGCTTCCCGGCCGTCGGCGTCGTCCTCGTCACCTCCGACACGACCCCCGGCCTGTTCCAGGCCGCCATGGACCACGGCGCCCGCGGCCTGGTCGCGCTGCCCCTGCACTACGAGGAACTCGCCAGCCGCGTCGACGCCGTCGCCCAGTGGTCGGTCGGCGTACGCCGGCACCTGGGCGCCGGACCCGACGTGTTCGGCGGAGCGGGCGGCACCGTCGTCACCGTCAGCGGCGCGAAGGGCGGCGTCGGCGCGACCCTGACCGCCATCCAGCTCGCCCTCGCCGCACAGGCGTCCGGGCGCAGCACCGCCCTGCTCGACATGGACCTCCAGACCGGCGACATCGCCTCCTACCTGGACATCCAGTTCCGCCGCTCGGTCGCCGACCTCGCCGCCATCACCGACATCTCACCGCGCGTGCTCGCCGACGCCGTGTTCCGGCACGACACCGGGGTCGCCCTGCTCCTGGCCCCCGGCGACGGGGAGCGCGGCGAGGAGGTCACCGACGCGGCCGCCCGGCACATCGTCGCCGCGCTGCGCTCCCGCTACGAGGTGGTCGTCGTCGACTGCGGCGCCCAGCTCAGCGGCGCGAGCGCGGCCGCCGTGGAGACGGCCGACGCGGCGCTCCTCGTCACCACCCCCGACGTGGTCGCGGTGCGCGGCGCCAAGCGGGCCGTCCGGATGTGGGACCGCCTGCAGATCCGCAAGGCGGAGGAGACCACGATCGTCGTCAACCGGCACACCCGGTCCGCGGAGATCCAGCCCGCCCTGATCCAGCGCATCACCGGCACCGCCGTCGCGGCCACCGCCGTCCCCGCCAACTACAAGGAGCTGCAGGGGGCGGTCGACGCCGGCCGGCTGCACGAACTGGACGCCAAGTCGACCGTGAAGCAGGCCCTGTGGGCGCTCGCGGGCGAACTGGGCCTGGTCGCCGGCACCGAGAGCGCCGCCCCCCGGCGCGGCGGACGGGCCAGGGCCGGGGAGCGGGCCGTCCGGAGCGCGGAGCGGCCCGCGGTGACGTTCCGCAGGCGCAAGGAGATAGGGCGGTGA
- a CDS encoding Nramp family divalent metal transporter — protein MADTTGSTEASPVGAADSRPRKSSWRYIGPGIVVAATGVGAGDLVATLIAGSNFGYTLLWAAIVGCLVKISLAEAAGRWHLSTGRTLFDGWASLGRWTTWFFAAYVVVWGFVYGAAAMSSSALPLQALFPGVMDLEWWAIACGLTGLVFVWFNKYAVFEKVMTVLVGVMFVVTVYLAVRVAPNLGDAFAGLLPVLPDEKDSILNTLGLIGGVGGTITLAAYGYWVNAKGWTDTGWMKVMRLDNRVAYLTTGIFVVAMLFVGAELLHSANVAIASGDKGLLQLGDILEDEYGTATAKFFLIGFFATSYTSLIGVWHGVSLMFADFVARYRGEEAQKGEKVASGARERSWPFRAYLLWLTFPPIVLLFQGQPFRLIILYGVLGAAFLPFLAGTLLRLLNSSRTPAPWRNGALSNTMLTVAGLLFLVLCVKQIWDQPWADFF, from the coding sequence ATGGCGGACACCACGGGAAGCACAGAGGCATCACCGGTCGGCGCGGCGGACTCCCGTCCCCGTAAGTCCAGTTGGCGGTACATCGGGCCCGGCATCGTCGTCGCCGCGACCGGGGTCGGCGCCGGGGACCTGGTCGCCACCCTCATCGCGGGCAGCAACTTCGGCTACACCCTGCTGTGGGCCGCGATCGTCGGCTGCCTGGTCAAGATCTCCCTCGCCGAGGCCGCCGGACGCTGGCACCTGTCCACCGGCCGCACCCTCTTCGACGGCTGGGCCTCCCTGGGCCGCTGGACCACCTGGTTCTTCGCCGCGTACGTCGTGGTCTGGGGCTTCGTGTACGGCGCGGCGGCGATGTCGTCGAGCGCGCTGCCCCTGCAGGCGCTGTTCCCCGGCGTGATGGACCTGGAGTGGTGGGCGATCGCCTGCGGCCTGACCGGCCTGGTCTTCGTCTGGTTCAACAAGTACGCGGTGTTCGAGAAGGTCATGACCGTCCTGGTGGGCGTCATGTTCGTCGTCACCGTCTACCTGGCGGTCCGCGTCGCCCCGAACCTCGGGGACGCCTTCGCGGGCCTGCTGCCCGTCCTGCCCGACGAGAAGGACTCGATCCTCAACACCCTCGGCCTGATCGGCGGCGTCGGCGGCACGATCACGCTGGCCGCGTACGGCTACTGGGTCAACGCCAAGGGCTGGACGGACACCGGCTGGATGAAGGTGATGCGGCTCGACAACCGGGTCGCCTACCTCACCACCGGCATCTTCGTCGTCGCGATGCTCTTCGTCGGCGCCGAACTGCTGCACTCGGCGAACGTGGCCATCGCGAGCGGCGACAAGGGTCTCCTCCAGCTCGGCGACATCCTGGAGGACGAGTACGGCACGGCGACCGCGAAGTTCTTCCTGATCGGCTTCTTCGCCACCTCGTACACCTCCCTCATCGGCGTCTGGCACGGCGTGAGCCTGATGTTCGCGGACTTCGTCGCCCGCTACCGGGGCGAGGAGGCGCAGAAGGGCGAGAAGGTCGCCTCCGGCGCCCGCGAACGGTCCTGGCCGTTCCGCGCGTACCTGCTGTGGCTGACCTTCCCGCCCATCGTCCTGCTCTTCCAGGGCCAGCCCTTCCGCCTGATCATCCTCTACGGCGTGCTGGGCGCGGCCTTCCTGCCGTTCCTCGCGGGCACCCTGCTCCGGCTCCTCAACTCGTCCCGCACGCCCGCGCCCTGGCGCAACGGCGCGCTCAGCAACACCATGCTGACGGTCGCCGGACTGCTGTTCCTGGTGCTGTGCGTCAAGCAGATCTGGGACCAGCCGTGGGCCGACTTCTTCTGA
- a CDS encoding M14 family metallopeptidase produces the protein MRLRTRGPGARGGRRAAALAALLSLALAAPLAETVSASASADSAAEAAPSADDIRQYEVRLHATPADRTALQRTGVSVDAADDHGVVVSGRAGQIGKLRALGYDVTPLGAVPDRSAGEGDVRLYDFPSADSRYHNYTEMTAEIDAIVAAHPSLASRRVIGRSYQGRDIVAVKISDNVGTDEAEPEVLFTHHQHAREHLTVEMALYLLRELTSGYGTDARITGLVNSREIWIVPDLNPDGGEYDIATGSYRSWRKNRQPNSGSSAVGTDLNRNWAYRWGCCGGSSGSASSETYRGARAESSPEVKVVADFVRGRIVGGKQQITAGIDFHTYSELVLWPFGYTYSDTTTGMTADDRNAFATVGRRMAASNGYTPEQSSDLYITDGSIDDWLWGDQRIFSYTFEMYPRSGGGGFYPPDEVIERETSRNRDAVLQLLENADCMYRSIGKEAQYCS, from the coding sequence ATGCGACTTCGCACCCGCGGACCGGGCGCGCGCGGCGGCAGACGGGCCGCCGCACTCGCCGCCCTGCTCTCCCTCGCCCTCGCGGCGCCCCTCGCCGAGACCGTCTCCGCGTCCGCCTCCGCCGACAGCGCCGCCGAAGCCGCCCCCTCCGCCGACGACATCCGTCAGTACGAGGTCCGGCTGCACGCGACCCCCGCCGACCGCACGGCACTCCAGCGGACCGGCGTGAGCGTGGACGCCGCCGACGACCACGGCGTCGTCGTCTCCGGCCGCGCCGGCCAGATCGGGAAGCTGAGAGCGCTCGGCTACGACGTCACCCCGCTCGGCGCGGTCCCCGACCGGTCGGCCGGCGAGGGCGACGTCCGGCTGTACGACTTCCCCTCGGCCGACTCCCGCTATCACAACTACACGGAGATGACGGCCGAGATCGACGCGATCGTGGCGGCCCACCCGTCCCTCGCGAGCCGGCGCGTCATCGGCCGGTCCTACCAGGGCCGTGACATCGTCGCCGTCAAGATCAGCGACAACGTCGGCACCGACGAGGCCGAACCCGAGGTGCTGTTCACGCACCACCAGCACGCCCGTGAGCACCTCACCGTCGAGATGGCGCTCTACCTGCTGCGCGAACTGACCTCCGGCTACGGGACCGACGCGCGGATCACCGGCCTGGTGAACAGCCGGGAGATCTGGATCGTGCCCGACCTCAACCCGGACGGCGGCGAGTACGACATCGCCACCGGCTCCTACCGGTCGTGGCGCAAGAACCGGCAGCCCAACTCCGGTTCCTCGGCCGTCGGGACCGACCTCAACCGCAACTGGGCCTACCGCTGGGGCTGCTGCGGCGGCTCCTCCGGGTCGGCGTCCTCCGAGACCTACCGGGGCGCCCGCGCCGAGTCGTCCCCCGAGGTGAAGGTCGTCGCGGACTTCGTGCGCGGCCGGATCGTCGGCGGGAAGCAGCAGATCACGGCCGGCATCGACTTCCACACCTACAGCGAGCTGGTGCTGTGGCCGTTCGGGTACACGTACTCCGACACCACGACCGGGATGACGGCCGACGACCGCAACGCCTTCGCCACCGTCGGCCGCAGGATGGCCGCCAGCAACGGCTACACGCCCGAGCAGTCCAGCGACCTCTACATCACCGACGGCTCGATCGACGACTGGCTCTGGGGCGACCAGCGGATCTTCTCGTACACCTTCGAGATGTACCCGAGGTCCGGCGGCGGGGGGTTCTACCCGCCCGACGAGGTCATCGAGCGGGAGACCTCCCGCAACCGGGACGCCGTGCTCCAGTTGCTGGAGAACGCCGACTGCATGTACCGGTCCATCGGCAAGGAGGCCCAGTACTGCTCCTAG